Proteins encoded within one genomic window of Carassius gibelio isolate Cgi1373 ecotype wild population from Czech Republic chromosome A4, carGib1.2-hapl.c, whole genome shotgun sequence:
- the LOC127977028 gene encoding arg8-vasotocin receptor-like: MCNATNQTTANNDTDPFGRNEDVAKMEITVLSVTFLVAVVGNLCVLLAMHNTKKKSSRMHLFIKHLSLADLVVAFFQVLPQLCWEITFRFYGPDFLCRIVKHLQVLGMFASTYMMVMMTLDRYIAICHPLKTLQQPTKRAYIMIGCTWLCSLLLSTPQYFIFSLSEIQNGSDVYDCWGHFIEPWGIRAYITWITVGIFLLPVIILMICYGFICHSIWKNFKCKTKRGSPHSSKNGAIGKASVNSVTIISRAKLRTVKMTFVIVLAYIVCWAPFFIVQMWSVWDKNFSWDDSENAAVSLSALLASLNSCCNPWIYMLFSGHLLNDFFACFPCWNKPQNTLHKEYSESSIRRNTLLTKLGAVRTKDGSDSWKDPCNSRKSSQSLGLDCSRKSSQSVQVES, encoded by the exons ATGTGCAACGCAACGAACCAAACCACGGCGAACAACGACACCGACCCGTTCGGCAGGAACGAAGACGTGGCCAAAATGGAGATCACGGTTTTAAGCGTCACCTTTCTCGTGGCGGTGGTCGGAAATCTGTGCGTGCTGCTGGCCATGCACAACACCAAGAAGAAGAGTTCTCGCATGCACCTGTTCATCAAGCACCTGAGCCTCGCGGACCTGGTGGTGGCTTTCTTCCAGGTTCTTCCACAGCTCTGCTGGGAGATCACCTTCAGGTTTTATGGACCTGACTTCCTTTGCCGGATTGTCAAGCATCTCCAGGTCCTAGGGATGTTCGCGTCCACCTatatgatggtgatgatgacacTGGACCGCTACATCGCCATATGCCACCCTCTGAAGACCCTCCAGCAGCCCACGAAGCGCGCCTACATCATGATCGGGTGCACTTGGCTCTGCAGCCTGTTGCTCAGCACCCCTCAATACTTCATCTTCTCTCTGAGCGAGATCCAGAACGGCTCGGATGTGTATGACTGCTGGGGACATTTCATCGAGCCGTGGGGCATCCGCGCCTACATCACCTGGATCACTGTGGGTATCTTCCTCCTCCCTGTCATCATCCTCATGATCTGCTACGGGTTCATATGTCACAGTATCTGGAAGAACTTCAAGTGCAAGACCAAAAGAGGCTCCCCGCACAGCTCTAAGAACGGGGCGATTGGAAAGGCGTCTGTCAACAGTGTCACCATCATCTCAAGAGCTAAACTAAGAACAGTGAAGATGACATTCGTGATTGTTTTGGCGTACATTGTGTGCTGGGCTCCGTTCTTCATCGTACAAATGTGGTCAGTCTGGGATAAAAACTTCTCCTGGGATG ATTCTGAAAATGCAGCGGTGAGCCTCTCTGCCCTGCTGGCGAGTCTCAACAGCTGCTGTAACCCATGGATCTACATGCTCTTCAGTGGGCACCTCCTTAATGACTTCTTCGCCTGTTTCCCCTGCTGGAACAAACCCCAAAACACATTACACAAAGAGTACTCAGAAAGCAGCATCCGGAGGAACACCCTCCTGACCAAGCTGGGTGCCGTCCGGACCAAAGATGGGTCTGACTCTTGGAAAGACCCATGCAACTCACGAAAGTCCAGTCAGTCTTTAGGGCTAGACTGTTCACGCAAATCAAGCCAGAGCGTTCAAGTGGAGTCATAG
- the LOC127977062 gene encoding nuclear transcription factor Y subunit beta: MDGDSSTTDTTQLGITGEYMTGGTYVLQTQDDDGDESFNDHEDGNGSKDYFREQDIYLPIANVARIMKNAIPQTGKIAKDAKECVQECVSEFISFMTSEASERCHQEKRKTINGEDILFAMSTLGFDMYVEPLKVYLQKFREAMKGEKGVTPVTVSEGLGEELTDDSFTGQLPAGLITADGQQQNVMVYTTSYQQIPGVQQIQFS; this comes from the exons ATGGATGGAGACAGCAGCACCACAGATACCACTCAGTTAGGAATAACTGGAGAGTATATGACCGGAGGGACATATGTCTTACAGACCCAGGATG ATGATGGGGATGAAAGTTTCAATGACCATGAGGATGGCAATGGCAGCAAAGACTATTTCCGAGAACAGGACATCTACCTTCCCATCGCAAATGTCGCCCGCATCATGAAGAATGCCATCCCACAGACTGGAAAG ATAGCAAAGGATGCAAAAGAGTGTGTTCAGGAGTGTGTGAGCGAGTTCATCAGCTTTATGACATCTGAGGCCAGTGAGAGATGCCATCAAGAGAAACGCAAGACCATAAACGGAGAGGACATCCTGTTTGCTATGTCCACTCTGGGTTTTGACATGTACGTGGAGCCACTTAAAGTCTACCTGCAGAAGTTCAGAGAG GCAATGAAGGGTGAGAAAGGAGTCACTCCAGTTACAGTCAGCGAAGGCCTTGGAGAAGAGCTTACAGATGACAGTTTCA CCGGTCAGTTGCCTGCAGGACTGATCACTGCGGACGGCCAGCAACAGAACGTGATGGTATACACCACTTCGTACCAGCAG ATCCCTGGCGTGCAGCAGATACAGTTCTCATGA